A single window of Nicotiana sylvestris chromosome 5, ASM39365v2, whole genome shotgun sequence DNA harbors:
- the LOC104248032 gene encoding F-box protein FBW2-like, with the protein MEEGCEFRQWDELLPDALGLIFRNLSLQEVLTVVPRVCKSWGKAVKGPYCWQEIDIEEWSKNRCPENLDRMLRLLIPRSGGSLRKLCVSGLSDKSSFEFIANNAKSLQTLRLPKCEISDSIVEQVAGTFSNITFLDVSYCIKIGARALEAIGKHCKCLTGLRRTMHPLEVIDKLSQDDEALVIATTMHKLKQLEIAYMLVGTLSIMEILKNCRQLELLDVRGCWNVNLDENLVKKFHKLKVIGPLVVDCYDKNGWDNCSDYSGSSGYIPWDFVAGDIDDDFDDDEMSDGYWEDDWEDDLRVEDVEMWFYDDLNAVDAGYDWPQSP; encoded by the exons ATGGAGGAAGGATGCGAGTTTAGACAGTGGGATGAATTGTTACCCGACGCACTTGGGCTAATATTTAGAAACCTTTCCCTTCAAGAGGTGCTAACTGTAGTTCCAAGAGTTTGCAAGTCATGGGGAAAAGCAGTTAAGGGACCTTATTGTTGGCAAGAGATTGACATTGAGGAATGGAGCAAAAACCGCTGCCCGGAGAACCTTGATCGGATGCTTCGATTGCTTATTCCAAGAAGCGGCGGTTCCCTCCGTAAACTCTGTGTCTCTGGTCTCTCGGACAAATCAAGCTTCGAATTCATTGCCAACAA TGCCAAATCTCTGCAGACGTTGCGGTTGCCAAAGTGTGAAATAAGCGATTCCATAGTGGAACAGGTTGCTGGAACGTTTTCCAACATTACATTTTTGGATGTAAGCTACTGCATAAAAATAGGAGCGAGAGCCCTAGAAGCCATAGGAAAGCACTGTAAATGCTTGACTGGTTTGCGTCGAACAATGCACCCCCTTGAGGTTATTGACAAGCTCTCACAAGACGATGAAGCCCTTGTAATAGCTACCACCATGCATAAGCTGAAACAACTAGAAATCGCCTACATGCTAGTTGGTACATTGAGCATAATGGAGATTCTCAAGAACTGCAGGCAGCTCGAGCTGTTGGACGTAAGGGGTTGTTGGAATGTAAACCTTGATGAAAACCTTGTCAAGAAATTCCATAAACTAAAGGTTATCGGACCCCTTGTTGTAGATTGCTACGATAAGAATGGCTGGGACAATTGCTCGGATTATTCAGGTTCTTCTGGCTATATACCATGGGACTTTGTAGCTGGTGACATTGATGACGACTTCGACGATGATGAGATGTCCGATGGGTATTGGGAAGATGATTGGGAAGATGACCTACGTGTGGAGGACGTGGAAATGTGGTTTTATGATGACTTAAATGCTGTGGATGCTGGATATGATTGGCCACAATCTCCTTGA